The genomic interval taCCATCAATAATTAAGTTCTCAAATACTACTCGATCTAAAAATAGTATACATAATCTACTCGGATAAGTATTACTCCCTTCATTCCAATATAAATGTTCATTCATAtttcccaaaaatatatttggacaGAGGGAAGCAAgtcaatataaattttagacaaCATGTAAAAGTgcttatattaattttgaaactGGTGTAGTATATCAAAATATCGTAAACACACTAGATTCTATGAACCCGTCATAAAATTAACGGccattattataaaactttgatcaaatcttgtctatatgtcaaatatttatgattagagggagtatatatcttATCTAACATAGGCTAATTCTATGAGAGAATATCATGCGTTTgtcttgaaaaatatagtcCTATAATGTTTTCATGTTATTTCACAATttgttgtcaaaatttttgtgTAGGCCGTTGGCCgtgaattaaaataaaataaaaggctagttaaattatagaaaatatggAATTAAAATCCCTACATTATGGGGTTTGGCGGAGTTTCAATTAAATTGAAATAGACGCTCTaaccacctttttttttcttttgctgaatAGAGCTAAGACCAGTTTATTTTAGCTAGTATAGGCTACACCGACCTCAATATATACGATGGAATAATCCATAAGTTcaaattatgtaaaataaacatttatacaTTGAGGATAGTCTTGTAAAGGACTCTAAGACACAAGATCCTTTACCatactgtttttttataaccatATATTAACATATGAATCCATTTATACATGCTTGAGGAATTTCAACACATGGGAATAAAAAAAGGTGAAGGAAGAGTCGTATATATCAATattaattcatatgaatttttttttcaggtttgGATGGGCGGAacattttctatgttttaaaattttctttatttttttataaattccTACTAACCGAATAACTTTTAAAGCAACTCAATCCTTAgggcaggtacaatagcagactataagataactataaacatatttaaagagaaaagaagagagagaaaaacaatgagctacagatttatagccagccgTAACATGAACTACAAGacataatatgtgtatgacatgtgggacaaGGTAGCCTATGTTATGTAGGtgactattatataaattaactattaaattgactatagataaattagaactAGTAGTTCTTTTATAAGTCCAATACTTTCGTTTTTTCTTCGAAACCAATAGGTCGTAATTTTCATAGCTCATGACTCCGTGTGAGAAGGAACCAAATTATACTCTGCAATCCCCAATACAGACCATACCCCACCCCCTGCCGCGTGTCCCAGGTTGGGTGATCAAACACCAGCCCAAAGTGCCAGAAATACATAAAGTTTCTCAATTAAAACAACCCAAGAGATTAATAAAGCACAATAAAAAACCCCAATTAATTGATTGTTTGCTGACTCATGCCACATGTCGCGGCGTCCTGCCTCCCACGGCATCCCACTGCCGCACACCACTCCCGCGCAGTCCACGCCTATATATACCGGCCAGCgtctcgtcttcctcctccgcctcagCTTCCATCCAATTCCCACCTCGCAAGCGATGCGCCctgcctcctccacctcctcctccctttcGCCTCGCCTTCCTTGCGACTCAGGTCATCcttcccaccaccaccatcgccgccTTAATTAAAGGCTCCGCTTGTTGGCCGGCCGACCAAGATCGCGTCACCAACAGTGGGCGCGCGCGCCatgggcagcggcggcggcggcggccacagGAAGCTCATCCACTTGCTCCGCGccgagcaggcggcggcggcgttctcgtcctcctcctcctctgcctccgacgacgacgggtgCAGCACGTCGTCCTGGCAGACGactgatggcggcggcgggtccgcggcctcctcgccgtcgcggtgCAGCGCGTCGACGCCGCCCAAGTCGCCCTGGGCGCACCTGCCGGGGCTTGGCGCTGCGGCGGGGGCGACCTCCACCGGGCTCATCGCGTCGCTGGTCAAGGAGGACGGCCACGTGTActcgctggcggcggcgggggacgTGCTCTACACCGGCACGGACTCCGAGAACGTGCGGGTGTGGCGGGACCGGCGCGAGCTCGCCGGGTTTAGGACTGGGAGCGGGCTGGTTAAGGCCATCGTCGTTGCGGACGACGGCCGCATCTTCACTGGGCACCAGGACGGGAAGGTCCGGGTGTGGCGCGCCGACGTGGACGACcccgccgtgcaccgccgcgtCGGGTCGCTCCCCAGGCTCGCTGACTATATCAAGAGCTCCGTCAACCCGTCCAGCTACGTCGACacccggcggcgggcgcggcgccgcgaGGTGTGGCTCCGGCACTCCGACGCTGTGTCGTGCCTCAGCCTCGACGAGGGCGCCGGGCTGCTCTACTCCGGCTCCTGGGACAGGACCTTCAAGGTGTGGCGCGTCTCGGACTCCAAGTGCCTCGAGTCGGTGCCCGCGCACGACGACGCCGTcaacaccgtcgccgccgccgggttcgACAACCTCGTGTTCaccggctcggcggacggcacCGTCAAGGTgtggcggcgggaggaggccgccggcgaggcgacaAGGCATGTGCTGGAGACGGTGCTCCGGAAGGACGAGAGCGCGGTCACCGCGATCGCCGTCTCTGCCGAGGACCGCGTCGTGTACGTCGGCTCGTCGGACGGGGCGGTGACCTACTGGCACTGgatcgacggcgaggcgaggtaCGGGGGCGCGCTCAAGGGCCACAGGATGGCAGTGATGTGCCTCGCGGTTGCCGGGAACGTCGTCGTGAGCGGCTCGGCAGACCGGACGCTCTGCGtgtggcggcgcgacggcgccgagcACCACCGGCTCGCCGTGCTCGCCGGGCACACGGGCCCCGTCAAGTGCGTGGCCATGGACGAGGAGGACACGTCCAGCTCCAACGGCGAGCGGCGGTTCGTGGTGTACAGCGGCAGCCTCGACGGGTTGGTCAAGGTGTGGCGACTCTCCGTCTCCGACGACGAAGCTACAACCTCTCCGGCGTCGGCAGAGCGAGAGCGACGACCTGCATCACCATcaacgccgcctccccggacggcggcgtcgccgcaTGTCTGGAACAGATCAGAccggacgccggcgacggcgtggccggcggcgtaccagacgccgtcgtcgtcgtcggagctgAACAGCGTGGCAGCTGCGTgaccggcggccggcggcgaagctaaaatataactaaagGTAGCAAACAACGTGCGTGCATGCAAGAACAATGTGCTGCTCGCACGTGTACTGTAGCAGAGTGTAAATATACGTACAAATATACGGTGTCTGTACGTAGATGCGTATTCCTGGGGAATGGGCGACTGATGGGGAGGAAGTGGGCGGTTGGTTGACCGCGAGTGATGTGCCGGCCACGTcaaaatccaatccaaatgttggaaagaagcaaaaaaaaaatgaagggtTGTGAATGACtttgttttgttaattttggtaGTGTTTTTAacactttgtatatataaaatgtacATATGCATAATAGTTCAGTTCTACTGACAAGTATAATCCTCACtcttaatataataatttgtttactTGTCATCagtaaccaaaaaagtcatgttccgctctctttttttttacggggtctaactatttatcttttttatttttttttcaaatatgtcagattatttaaaattctcattagtaataaattaaatcatagaaaattaattaatagttatataattttttaaataaatcgaatgatcaaacgtaaaccAAAGTCAACtatattgaaaatagaaaagaagGCACTACTAATCAGTACCAACAAGGCGAgctgcattgcatgcatgtatccTTGACTTAATTATTCAAGAATTTGACTGGTGGTTCATcgtaggggtgattgttttggtATTTCAttgcacaaataaaaaataatgtgtaaataaaattttatatacgtattcttagcaatctaaaagcccaagactaaaaaaataaactttggtaaaaaaaaccttaaaatcaactctagatttaatgttaaaattttaaattttggcttataagaataaacaaaacaatggtGGTAATAATTGACCGCACAAGTGGTACTTCTGCTTATTAgccaacatataaaatttagtttcaaagtttatttatagcattaattttcttttaaatccaCTGGACATATATGTTAGAAatattatccataaattattctttatttgttAATAAGCCGTGAGATTAGAGCGAAATACTACCCTTTTGAGTTTTGATATACTATTTCAAAGGAAAACACCGAAATTCGAGGGCCTTGCTTAGTAATACCttgtttttagattgtttaCTGGGATTAaggtttaaaagaaaaatactttgGCGctacttatttataaataaagaatgaATGGAGTGTGAAAGCACGTGAGATAAAATGTAAAGATTTTATATTGAAGGTAATCAGTGAATAGTAGGATtagaaacatttatatttagttgaagatttaaattataattataataattatattttagaacagaatAGTGTTAGATGATCCAACAACCGTAAGTATTAGCAGCCTCAGCCCCCAAAAGAAACAATGAACAAGTAATCTCTCCGTTTTCCCTTACTTCGACAGACGGCCATCACTATTTTAAAGTTGACCGTTAATAGTTTTTAaaagattaattaatgatgagcGAAAGTTATATAGCTATATACATAGCATTTTAGatcaaaattaacaaatactACCCCGTGGAGGTCCCATACTAACGGAAGCCGGATCaggtaataaataataaccggtaataattatttagaacCATAACAAGatcaataatatagccaacgagctagctataagatttttttagctttctcTCAACTattcatatagtagttagttctttatcattaatgcatTTACATGATCTATATGTCTCtcacaaagttttttttggtgctTGTGtctgagctggctataagcctATGGATCACTTCTCTTCTctatcccctctctcctccacatcagcatttagctgacttatagcatgctattatACTTCCTCTAATATCCAGTGATCCAGATCCTAACAGCCACACATCACCAAATCTAAGGAAAaagtaagagcaggtacaatacagactataagtcagctataaccatattttaagaagatgaGGTAAGAGAAGAGTAGTGAGCTGcagatttatagtcagctgcagcATAAACTTTAAGAtataatgtgtgtatgataggtgGGACATGATAGCATATGTTAtttaggtaactattgtatatacttgctattagattgattataaataaattagagatAGCAGTTGAAGTTGGCTATACTAAGAAGTTGCTCAAGTATTTCGCTGCGCCCAAATCCCAATCTTGCAAATACAGATCGATCGAGGTCGCCGTCTTTCCCTTTCGTGGATGCTCGCCGGCCGGGGATTCACCTGGAACAGGTAGGTATTTGATCCCATGGCACTCGACGATTCCCTCCCTCGGCCGCAACGCAACctccctcgtcgtcgtcgggcatcgccaccgccacaTCCGTCCCTTTCCCAGCGACTCATCAGATAATCGATCTTATGCACAGCTCGCAAATTGTTTCCAGCTGCACCTACCAAATTAATCTaccagcttaattaattcttcCGTTTAGTTTTTGTGTAAATTAAGGAGTGGCTTtggtgtatgtatatatgatggTGATCAGCTCTATATAGCATctccgataaaaaaaaaacctaaagaAATAGACTTATATAGTCTTGGATTAGAGCCATCGGAAAAAAGAATGAGGAACAAAAAACCTTGCTATCTCATACAATTTTCATCCCAAATTTTGTGTAGATAATTAAAAGGGTCAAAGCCTTgtaaatggaggtagtactttgtaattttatttacctTTTAATATTAGGTTAATTAGAtctatgccattataaatttgctagttttaaaatataccattattattcaactaattgtaaggatgacattataatttcaaaactattcgaaatatgccactccataccctttcagtatattttttaaaaaaaaattggaccaTATTGTCACTCTGCTATTCACTACGCCATTTGTATGTGCAAAGGGCAATTTGGTCAAAAATAACAATCTGAAATAGCTCTAAAATTATCATGGCATCTTTACAATTAGTCAAATagtaatggcatatttcaaaactagcaaatttataatggcatgaatctaattaaccctttaaTATTAGCCAAGGGTGTTTCCTCGATTTTGGTATAGCCTATTgaattttataatgtatttttttcaacttttataCTTAAAATGGTTGTTATAGTGGATTTACAATATTATTATACATTATTgttgtatttatattatatactattactgtatttatattattactGTATTCAtattgctataaaattttagagcaCAGGCGCAAGATCACCGAACAAGAAGCCGTgccgagcaattttaccatctttgataagataccaaaagataccactgttttctatgtaaaatttggtacctcttgataccttagGTGCTGAGAGGTGCtgagaggtatcaaattttgacagaaaataataatacctCCTGGTACCTCCTCAGGATAGAAAATTTGCTCATGTTCATTTTTCGATAGAGGccatgccattttttttgtttcggCAAATACTGTCTTAATTGTTTCAAATATATCATAGtacttattttctattatttttataattttagaaaatgtttTCAGATATTTGTTTCGACTTTTATCCTCAGATTGAAATGCTTACGGTTTTCTGTACAAACCGTGTGGTTTTCTCATCCATATGGTTGTTACCgtcaaattcaaaaatttaaaatttaaatttatcatgatttttactattttcacaaaaacCGCATGATAATCGTGCACCTTGGGTGCCCGTCTTCGGTTCCTCCGAGGCTCCGACGGTAAGTGGAAACCTGGTCCTGCTTGCTTGGATATGCCTGTGCTGCTGTGCAGAATGAATGAACCAGCATGCACCACGTGATTAGGGGCAAAAGTGTAAAATAtaataggtaaaaaaaaaatgttcccaACCCTAGATTCTTCGTGCTGCTATAAAGCTTTTCAAGTGTGCCAAATGCCAATAAGCAActgcctctgccgccgccagccCTTCTTTGTTTAGTCAGTTCAGCTGCTTCAATTTCTGTTTCTCCCAGGtgctttaattttgtttagtaTTTGGTGGCTTTGGGTTTTCCTCACTTCTTTCGGCTTCTTTTCCTGCTTCTTGATGAGAACATTtgttcatgtttttctttttttgggggggtCTTTCCAACTCTGATTTCTTTATAGGACCAAtggtttcctaataggattgaTTGGAGAATGGTGATACGTTCACATGTCGAAGAGTTTTCTTATCTTATGAATCATGAGCAGTTCGtggtttttttgtttcttggtttTGTTGTGTTCCTCGATTGTTTGTTTCTTGATCTTGTTTTCATGGACGTGGTTGCTATTtgttctgaacttctgatgGTAATGTGGTCACTTGCGCAGtcttttttaatcattttttggtttgtttatCCGAGATTAGCTAGCCATGCAGCAGTGAtgataagcaaaaaaaaaatgactcaAATACTGTCATGAGGTTTGTCCGTGAACAAACCATGATTGCCTTCAAGCACTGTTGAGCTGCATCTCTGTCTGGCATTGTGATATCATTTGTTCAAGAGTTCCCCTTTTGTCGTTGTATTGGTAATAACGCAAGAAGCTGCAGCACTGCAGATAATGGTCATCTGGAATCAAGGGCTAGAGTGACTGAACGTTCCagtcaaaactcaaaagttGTTGactgacaaaaaaaaggaaaagagaaaaggccATCTCACCGTTAGTATCATACAACCACGTTAAAAGGGGGCAAAAGGAACGGATCGGATACCAAACCAGCCAAACAAAGGAACTCAGACCTATCCAGTATAGCTTTTTGACAAAAGAAATTTATCCATCTGTAGTTCAATTGGAGATAGATCTACTTATTCACTtcaattcattttatttgacaACATTAACTTTTGGATTATTCAATAGCGTTCACTTTTAGATTTgtgttcgttttatttaaaatatgtatgcaagtatacaaaataataatttatttaagtatatttaataatagttcaatttttaatataaataataattatttattttttatcaagaCAAATGGTCCAAGACCTAAAAATCAAccgtgttaaataaaaataagtagaaaaaaaatgatgcccTTCTTGTGTCCCCTCCTCCGTCTCACCACACCTAGCTAGCGTTTGTGTATGTGCAACCACCTTCTCgtcggaaaaaaaaacatgcacaaCTACCGCCTCATCGGAAAAACcagtggaatccaagtgctTTATCCTCTATCGATACTCCTAGCCCCTCCCAAACCAAATGAGCCTGGCTGGTTGCAACACTCAAATAGGTTATTATGTAAGAAATAAAAGCTTAGTTTGCAGCTTCTATGCAGCCACAGGTCATCAGTCAGTTCCGTAAATGGCATAAGGTAACCGGACACTCGTTTTATCCAAACAGATGTTGTTACATTGAGATTTGATACACGGATAAGAACTGTTTTACAGTTCTGAGCCTGATGCGACTGCTCATATCCACGTCTATACAGGAGGTCACACACAAATAAACTTAGCcaggaaacatatatatactctaaTAAGGCCTAGCTAAAGTGGATGTGCAAAATTCAATCAAATGAATCGAATACAGATAGCTACTGCACTGTGAAATTATACATGGCACTGTACTTGTATCTAGAAGTTAGCAAGGACGTCTTTCATTTCGGCAACTGACATGATGGGCTCGTTTGCGTAGATCCGCGTTACCATTTGAACGAAGCTCTCGTACTTGTCCAAAAACTCTTTCTGCAAACATTGAGCAGGTGATAGAAATCAACGTGAAGCCATTCCTCATTGGAAAACCAATAAAGATGAAATAATTCTGCGATATTTGCATCAGTATACCAAAAAAGTATTGCTTTTCTACAAAAATTGCATCATCGGTATGCataaaaaaggttaaaatttcACTTAACTGTGATAGAAAATTGTAGTGTAACCTAGCTAAATTATAAGGTTGTAACTTGTAAGGTTGTGAAGAACGTAGCTTACCTTGCACTTGTCCCACAGTGAAGGAAATAATTCATCAGAAGTCAGTGTCTTCTGTAACCTCCTATACATGGCACCGATTGACTTGTCAATCTGCACATGGTCACAATTTTGTTAATTCAAATTGAAAATGTTACATTGCTGCAGCATcttaaacaaaacaaataatggCAACAGATGACTTTTCAGTTTGCAAGTTTTTACAGGTGAGATGCGTGATGTTAAATATGAATCCAAATATGAATCCATACTGACAATTTTACACTGCACCAGATTcataagtaaaatttattcaaaaaaaggGGGGGAGGAGAAGCTGCTCCATTATTGAAGTGAGGGGAGCATTAGCATTTAGCAATGGGGGACAAGACTAGAGGAGATATGGTTACACCATATTACAAATAACTTGCACCAAGTATTCAAAAAGAAATGGACAAAGCAAAACTCTGTTACTTATGGTTTGCTTGGCAGAAACTAGAAAAGCACTTGAGAACATCAAATTACGAAGCAGTTCTGTTTACTTACCCCAGATAAACTGGATTTGATCACCCTCCTTAGATCAGTTTTTGACAGCCCAAGCTGGAAAGGAATCTGCAtttcaagaaacaaaatttaccTATTTCCTTCAATGAAGAGGAATTTAGCATAACAAATTATTgtcatttttggtttttcaacAGAAATTAGTGACATCAGCATGTGAATAGTTGTAGCATATAATACAGAACCTTCACCCATCCACCCCAAAATGCCTGAGTTAATTAGTCCTATCTCTGTGGCAATAGGTAGTGTTGTTAAAACAGGCAACAAACTAAAAGCTGCTGGCTTGTTAGAAATCTAGGGGTAGTACAGACACCATTGGACCACTGTAACTGATAAGAATCTTTTAAACTAGTTAATCAATCGGTAGCCAACAACTCCACTACAAATGCATTAATTATAACTAGCAATTTGTTCATACATAAGAGTAATATCCTCAATTCGAAAGGATATATTTTCATGATTATCtgagatataaaaaaaattaaaaatagacaTGCAAAGAACAGCACCATTTACCATAGATATTATAAACAACTCACACGTCTACATGTATGTAGTAACAAATGATCTCAAGGAGTGATGCGTGTATACCACACAATCACCCCACATCCTATGGAGTAAGATGATGATGtagttcaaaatttattacaaAGACAACTTGAAACAATTTAGAATGCAAACTGTTCGTAAACCATAGTACTGTATCAAAAAGCACTATCTACTGATCTATGAACATGACAGCACAGTTCAACAACTATTTAGGATTTGAAATCATGGTCCGTGAAAACTAGAACACTAAAACATAGTATCAGCTCACCTCTTCAGCAGCTATGGTGTAGGTCAATTCATCAACCTTTCGAGAAAACTGAAACAACCTCTCGAATTGCTGCCATAGATCAAAATAAGAGCTTAGAATTGGAATTCATTATGTATACAGTAAATAGAATCTAATTATAGATACATACAAGATAAATAAGTGAACTGATATGACGAGTGCAAGCTTGTTCATATGATTCACTGGCCTCGTGGTAGAATTTTGCAAGAGTTGGCACAACATTAGCCAAGTCATAGAGACTGCATCCAAAaggcatatatattattactttaCTCACCCATGTATccataaaaaatgatgaagcAACAAACATACAGAACAAAAAAGACCTCATGCTAAAAAAGACAAGGAAGAAGCATAACCTGTTCTGGAAAGCAGCGTAATTCTCTATCAATACAATATCTGCAGTTTTGGGGTCACTGTGTGCAATTTTGTCCAAAGTCGTGAACATTGTGCTGACCTATAAATCATACCAAGAAATGTTTATttacataggaaaaataggtCAAACTGTCAGCCTAGTTAAGAAAATAGATATAGAAAATGAGAAATACAGCTATGATAGATGGAAATAGAAATTGCCTGCATAAAAACTGActgaaataatatttaaatcataAGATATAAATTGAATAGCTATATATGGCACACCCAAGACACGAATACAGGTGTAGGGTTGGGGGGTTTACTCACTAGCTTTGTGTATGCTTTATCAATTAAATCTCTGGATTGCCCTTGAATATATTGCTCCATTCGTGATGCAAGGACAGAAAATCTACATGCAAGTGAAGAacacataataattatatattatctgTATTACAAAGATCCCGATTATTACTCATCACAAGATGAATAGCGTTATTGGTGAACAGATCTAACAGATACTAGTCCACGTTGcaccttatattataaaaagaatagGCTGTCTTGCCAAAATACTCTTGGTATGAAATATGATAGAAATAAATGTTTCCCGGACTGAAAGGCCATTTATCATCGATTTTTCACATATTCAAGTGACAACTGAACATAGGTGTAGCGTAACTGAGAATCCACTGAGCCATACTAATTACAATAATCAATGGAGACAACAAGACAGATAATCATTTTATCAGGCTCTCCACCATGTATGTTTAGCTTCAGTTTTCCAATAGGGCCTTTGTCATTGTAGATGTTCTTATGAAACACGAGTCACTGGGTTTGGCAATTAATcgaatataaatttaggaatTTTATCTTGGTCTAGGTCTAAG from Oryza brachyantha chromosome 3, ObraRS2, whole genome shotgun sequence carries:
- the LOC102718071 gene encoding protein JINGUBANG-like, whose protein sequence is MGSGGGGGHRKLIHLLRAEQAAAAFSSSSSSASDDDGCSTSSWQTTDGGGGSAASSPSRCSASTPPKSPWAHLPGLGAAAGATSTGLIASLVKEDGHVYSLAAAGDVLYTGTDSENVRVWRDRRELAGFRTGSGLVKAIVVADDGRIFTGHQDGKVRVWRADVDDPAVHRRVGSLPRLADYIKSSVNPSSYVDTRRRARRREVWLRHSDAVSCLSLDEGAGLLYSGSWDRTFKVWRVSDSKCLESVPAHDDAVNTVAAAGFDNLVFTGSADGTVKVWRREEAAGEATRHVLETVLRKDESAVTAIAVSAEDRVVYVGSSDGAVTYWHWIDGEARYGGALKGHRMAVMCLAVAGNVVVSGSADRTLCVWRRDGAEHHRLAVLAGHTGPVKCVAMDEEDTSSSNGERRFVVYSGSLDGLVKVWRLSVSDDEATTSPASAERERRPASPSTPPPRTAASPHVWNRSDRTPATAWPAAYQTPSSSSELNSVAAA